The Streptomyces sp. NBC_01689 genome includes a window with the following:
- a CDS encoding IS630 family transposase gives MAEQVQVRGFDDGEGRRLLRIVRRGTGSVVTWRRAQMVLLSAQRMTVAKIVEVTFTSEDRVRDVIHNFNADGFDTLYPKYKGGRPKKFTLPERREIKKIVKSQPAEHDLPFSTWSLAKLADFLVAEGVVDDISHEGLRVLLREEGVSFQRIKTWKTSRDPDYAAKKARVEHLYAIADGEVIPEDGEPEVVLCLDEFGPLNLQPHPGRQWAERGGRHRDPDREPRRRRRATYTRPHGVRHLFAALDLGKDKLYGHIKPRKNRTRFLEFCRYLRSLYPPEIRIAIVLDNFSPHLTTKKDTRVGDWAAANNVEFACTPTISSWLNRIEAQFTALRYFALDGTDHASHKEQGSMIRRYILWRNKHAADARLREVVDRANVA, from the coding sequence ATGGCAGAGCAGGTACAGGTTCGCGGATTCGATGACGGCGAGGGGCGGCGCTTGCTGCGTATCGTCCGCAGGGGCACCGGGTCGGTGGTGACCTGGCGGCGGGCTCAGATGGTGCTGCTGTCCGCGCAGCGCATGACCGTGGCGAAGATCGTTGAGGTGACGTTCACCAGTGAAGACCGGGTCCGGGATGTCATCCACAACTTCAACGCTGACGGCTTCGACACCCTTTACCCGAAGTACAAGGGAGGCCGGCCCAAGAAGTTCACGCTGCCCGAACGACGTGAGATCAAGAAGATCGTCAAGTCCCAGCCAGCCGAGCACGACCTGCCGTTTTCGACCTGGAGCCTGGCCAAGCTGGCCGACTTCCTGGTCGCCGAGGGGGTGGTCGACGACATCAGCCACGAGGGCCTTCGGGTCCTGCTCCGTGAGGAGGGCGTGTCCTTTCAACGCATAAAGACCTGGAAGACCTCCCGCGATCCCGACTATGCCGCCAAAAAGGCCCGCGTCGAGCATCTCTACGCGATCGCCGACGGCGAGGTCATACCCGAGGACGGCGAACCCGAGGTCGTCTTATGCCTCGACGAGTTCGGCCCGCTCAACCTCCAACCCCACCCCGGGCGGCAGTGGGCCGAGCGCGGCGGACGGCACAGGGACCCCGACCGGGAGCCGAGGCGCCGCAGGCGGGCAACCTACACCCGCCCGCACGGGGTCCGGCACCTGTTCGCCGCTCTGGACCTCGGCAAGGACAAGCTTTACGGCCACATCAAGCCGAGGAAGAACCGGACGAGGTTCCTGGAGTTCTGCCGCTACCTACGCAGCCTCTACCCGCCGGAAATCCGCATCGCGATCGTGCTCGACAACTTCTCCCCGCACCTGACCACGAAGAAGGACACCCGAGTCGGCGATTGGGCCGCGGCCAACAACGTCGAATTCGCCTGCACGCCGACCATCAGTTCCTGGCTCAACCGTATCGAGGCCCAGTTCACCGCCCTGCGCTACTTCGCACTGGACGGGACGGACCACGCCAGTCACAAGGAGCAGGGCAGCATGATCCGCCGCTACATCCTCTGGCGGAACAAGCACGCCGCCGACGCACGCCTCCGCGAGGTGGTCGACAGGGCGAACGTTGCCTGA
- a CDS encoding SMI1/KNR4 family protein codes for MARFDEVRAAFWSDGDYGVQLPLTEEAVREAERVLGVTLPAVLLDLLRVQNGGSVAPGLNAFPTNRPTSWSEDHVPFEDLMGIGRRERMTSLLDTPYLVEEWELPSSIVLLSGDGHCWISLDYRDCGPNGEPSVTWFDTDLGTELALASDFRVFVENLTAGSAFGVDPGDSTSA; via the coding sequence ATGGCGAGATTTGACGAGGTCAGGGCGGCATTCTGGAGTGACGGCGACTACGGCGTCCAACTACCGCTCACCGAGGAAGCAGTGCGGGAGGCTGAGCGCGTGCTCGGCGTGACGCTGCCCGCCGTGCTGCTCGACCTCCTCCGTGTCCAAAACGGTGGCAGCGTTGCCCCTGGTCTAAACGCGTTCCCGACCAACCGGCCCACTTCGTGGAGTGAAGACCACGTCCCTTTCGAAGATCTGATGGGCATCGGGCGACGCGAGCGGATGACATCGTTGCTCGACACCCCCTACTTGGTCGAAGAATGGGAGCTGCCATCGTCGATCGTGCTTCTCTCTGGCGACGGGCACTGCTGGATCAGTCTCGACTACCGAGACTGCGGCCCGAACGGTGAGCCATCGGTCACCTGGTTCGATACCGACCTCGGCACCGAACTCGCACTTGCGAGTGACTTCAGGGTGTTCGTCGAGAACCTCACTGCAGGCAGCGCCTTCGGTGTCGACCCTGGCGACTCCACATCGGCTTGA
- a CDS encoding IS5 family transposase (programmed frameshift): protein MRRHELTDQEWELLAPLIPRAATGRPRVEDRQVINGMVYKIRTGISWRDLPDRYGPWKTVYTRFRRYALDGVFTRALQQIQAHADAAGDIDWLVQIDSTIVRAHQHAAATGRKGGTTPDEPDDHALGRSRGGLTTKIHLACDGKGRPLAILLTPGQRHDSICARPLLERIRVPRTGLGRPRSKPDQVIADKAYSSRGFRAYLRKRGIACTIPEKADQQRHRLGRGRRGGRPPAFDRQIYRRRNVVERCFNRLKGFRGIATRYDKTATSYEAAVNLASFLLWARSV from the exons ATACGTCGCCATGAACTCACCGATCAGGAGTGGGAGTTACTCGCTCCGTTGATACCGCGGGCCGCGACGGGCCGTCCGCGTGTGGAGGATCGACAGGTCATCAACGGGATGGTCTACAAGATCCGGACCGGGATCTCCTGGCGTGACCTGCCGGATCGCTACGGGCCATGGAAGACGGTCTACACCCGCTTCCGCCGCTATGCGCTGGACGGCGTGTTCACCCGGGCCCTCCAGCAGATCCAGGCACACGCGGACGCGGCCGGCGACATCGACTGGCTCGTCCAGATCGACTCCACCATCGTCCGCGCCCACCAGCACGCCGCCGCCACCGGCCGAAAAGGGGGAACCACC CCGGACGAACCGGACGATCACGCCCTCGGCCGATCGCGAGGAGGCCTGACCACCAAAATCCATCTCGCCTGCGACGGCAAGGGCCGCCCGCTCGCGATCCTGCTGACACCCGGCCAACGCCACGACAGCATCTGCGCGCGTCCCCTCCTGGAACGCATCCGCGTCCCGCGGACCGGCCTTGGCCGGCCCCGCTCCAAACCCGACCAGGTCATCGCCGACAAGGCCTACAGCTCACGAGGATTCCGCGCCTACCTGCGCAAACGCGGCATCGCGTGCACCATCCCGGAGAAAGCCGACCAGCAGCGACACCGGCTGGGCCGCGGCCGTCGCGGCGGCCGGCCACCGGCATTCGACCGACAGATCTATCGCCGCCGCAACGTAGTTGAGCGCTGCTTCAACCGCCTCAAAGGCTTCCGCGGCATCGCCACCAGATACGACAAGACCGCCACCTCCTACGAGGCAGCGGTCAATCTCGCATCATTCCTGCTCTGGGCAAGATCAGTTTGA